One part of the Gossypium raimondii isolate GPD5lz chromosome 1, ASM2569854v1, whole genome shotgun sequence genome encodes these proteins:
- the LOC105786971 gene encoding LOW QUALITY PROTEIN: cold-responsive protein kinase 1 (The sequence of the model RefSeq protein was modified relative to this genomic sequence to represent the inferred CDS: inserted 6 bases in 5 codons; substituted 1 base at 1 genomic stop codon), with translation FCDLIRFHICYICAWPKFTNENVKLFTYNSLRSATSDFHPSKQNRCGGFGVVYRGVLRDGTQVAIKKLSAESKQGSNEFXDRDRYDIKHRHTNLVELIGCCVEDDHQALVYEYPENNDLAGVLLGSRSKHIALDWPTRVAICLGTTCCCISSLXSCTSHIVHVDIKASNIXLDGNFHPKIGDFGLAKLFPDNVTHVDFRVAESNGYLALEYALLGQLTKKXDVYDFGVLXLEIISGKSSSKXTFGVEFMLLLEWTWKLKEEDRLLDIVDLELSQYQEEEVLRFIKAVTGGVFLKLPFTTIFEYFQGDELKERKVTGLVGVQENGKGELALSLGNKNKYKRLDFELSDEFDDETSNHYNELVRKKSIGKYILACATFASLNNVLLGCGFSTLAFMTLSSTAMEPPRTVLDSSARNQVFVERNVCVEELVSKCAVAGGFAGGGGYGVTYC, from the exons TTTTGTGATCTTATTCGATTCCATATTTGTTATATCTGTGCATGGCCAAAGTTCACCAACGAGAATGTAAAGCTTTTTACTTACAATTCATTGAGATCAGCGACATCAGATTTCCATCCATCAAAGCAGAATCGGTGCGGTGGTTTCGGAGTTGTCTACAGG GGAGTTTTGAGGGATGGTACTCAAGTAGCCATCAAGAAACTGTCTGCAGAGTCTAAGCAAGGATCTAATGAATT TGATAGAGATCGATATGATATCAAACATCGACACACCAACCTTGTTGAACTAATCGGTTGTTGTGTTGAAGATGACCATCAGGCCTTGGTCTACGAATATCCGGAGAATAATGACCTTGCCGGTgttttact GGGTTCAAGAAGTAAACATATTGCTTTGGATTGGCCAACAAGAGTCGCTATTTGCTTAGGTACGACCTGCTGTTGCATTTCTTCACTATGAAGTTGTACATCGCATATCGTCCACGTGGATATTAAAGCTAGTAATA CTCTGGATGGAAATTTTCATCCTAAAATTGGGGATTTCGGGCTAGCTAAGCTTTTCCCGGACAATGTCACTCATGTCGATTTTCGAGTAGCGGA GTCCAATGGATATTTGGCACTAGAGTATGCGCTTTTAGGACAACTAACCAAGA GCGATGTGTATGACTTTGGGGTGC CGCTTGAAATAATAAGTGGTAAAAGTAGTAGTA AGACATTTGGAGTGGAATTCATGCTTCTGCTTGAATGG ACATGGAAACTGAAAGAAGAAGACAGGCTTCTAGACATTGTTGATCTAGAATTGAGTCAATATCAAGAAGAAGAGGTTCTGCGGTTCATCAAG GCAGTAACAGGTGGTGTCTTTTTGAAGCTACCCTTTACAACAATATTTGAGTATTTTCAG GGAGATGAATTGAAGGAAAGGAAAGTTACGGGGTTGGTTGGTGTCCAAGAAAATGGGAAAGGGGAATTGGCTTTGTCTTTGGGGAACAAGAACAAGTACAAGAGACTGGATTTTGAGCTATCtgatgaatttgatgatgagacttcaaatcattataatGAACTAGTGAGGAAGAAAAGTATCGGGAAATATATTCTTGCTTGTGCTACTTTTGCATCACTCAACAATGTTCTTCTTGGCTGTG GGTTCTCAACCCTAGCCTTCATGACGCTGTCGTCGACTGCTATGGAACCACCGCGAACGGTGCTCGACTCCAGTGCTCGAAATCAG GTATTCGTGGAGAGAAACGTGTGCGTGGAGGAGCTGGTCTCGAAATGTGCGGTGGCTGGAGGCTTTGCTGGAGGTGGGGGCTACGGCGTTACCTACTGCTAG
- the LOC105785620 gene encoding uncharacterized protein LOC105785620 has protein sequence MRCQWDTSNKVNNWGRSPRSQASSHTKSIAHYQPANHSPSAADPWRPKCFATQRKVVPEAIKFRTSDIDPEFEGKLDQMFMAIVATGDKAWAPSSGTLRSDFFEDVNNEIPEESEEENMRNDVHISNDVQIDGNGQKRKNPEMSSSHFKTGRKKSSKQIRVAARLSSQIEKLCNATDNMSQAKSSLTSVMDPYGIPQAVKMLDSMSEEVPEASSLYFFALRLLLNKDKRIMFLSINPKIRALWLKTEMKDS, from the exons ATGAGATGCCAATGGGATACGTCGAATAAGGTTAACAATTGG GGCCGTTCACCAAGGAGCCAAGCATCATCCCATACGAAATCGATTGCCCATTACCAACCTGCCAACCACAGCCCATCTGCAGCAGACCCTTGGCGGCCTAAATGCTTCGCCACACAAAGAAAG GTTGTGCCTGAAGCTATAAAATTTAGAACATCGGACATTGATCCTGAATTCGAAGGGAAGTTGGATCAAATGTTCATGGCGATAGTTGCAACAGGTGATAAAGCATGGGCACCTTCTTCTGGTACACTCCGTAGTGATTTTTTTGAGGATGTTAACAACGAAATACCTGAAGAgagtgaagaagaaaatatgagaaatgatgttcacatttcaaatgatgttcaaattgatggaaacggtcaaaaaagaaaaaaccctgAGATGTCAAGTTCACATTTTAAAACTGGAAGAAAGAAATCCTCAAAGCAAATTAGAGTGGCTGCAAGATTGTCCagtcaaatagaaaaattatgcaATGCAACTGACAATATGAGTCAAGCCAAATCTAGTTTGACTTCTGTTATGGATCCATATGGTATTCCACAAGCAGTCAAAATGCTTGACAGCATGTCGGAAGAAGTTCCAGAAGCTAGTTCGCTATACTTTTTCGCACTTAGATTATTGCTCAATAAGGACAAGcgaattatgtttttatcaattaatcccAAGATTAGAGCTTTGTGGCTTAAGACGGAAATGAAggatagttga